The following DNA comes from Thermoanaerobaculum aquaticum.
GGTGGCGCGGGTGCTCGCTACTGCGCTGGTACCGTGATTCTCGGCGTTGGCTGGCCGTTCTCCCTGTATTTGCGGGGAAAAAGATCAGCTGCTGGAAGTGGCATTGAAATACGGGTTGTTTTTGAGCGAAGGACGTTTTTGCTTTAAAAAGGGTTGGCCTTTCCTTGCCTGGGTAATGCTAAAATCCAACCGTGAGCGGATCCAAAACACAGGAAACGGCTTGCTGGTTCGGGGGGCCGGAGCTTCTGCGGGAACGACAGGCGGCCTGGGAACGCTACGCCCGGTGGGCGGCAATGAAGAAGAGCTTTTTGTCACCTTCCGCAGCCGTGGCCAGTGTGGGTTTTTTGTACCAGCTGCTGCCCCCGGAAAGCCGAAAGCGGCCGCCGGATGTGCGGGGCGTGGCGCTGATGCACCGCATGCTGGCGGTTTTGGAGGCCCGTTGACGCCTCTTGAGGAAACACTGCTGAAAGCGGCGCGTTTTTTTCAGGAGGAGGGCATCCCCTACATGCTGGTGGGGGGGCTTGCCAACGCCGTCTGGGGCGAGCCAAGAGCTACGGTGGACGTGGATTTCACCGTTTGGGTGGAGGAAGCCCGAATAGGCGAAGTTGTGGGTCGCATCGCCAGGGTTTTTTCGCCTTTGCCCGGGGATCCTGTGGCCTTCGTGCAGCAAACCAGGGTTTTGCCGGTGGAAAGCCAGAATGGGGTGCGGGTGGATGTGATTTTTGGGTTGTTGCCGTTCGAACGGGAAGCTTTGGGGAGGAGCGTTCCTGTGGAAATGGCTGGATTTTCGGTTCAGGTGGTGAGCCCCGAGGATTTGGTGCTCATGAAAATCGTTTCCGAACGGGTTCAAGATTTGGAGGACGCGCGGGCGGTGGTGCGTCGTCAGCGGGGGCGGCTGGACCTGGACTACCTGCGGCCCCGGGTGCAGGAGCTTGCCCGCCTTTTGGATAAGCCAGAAATTTACGAGCGCTTTTGCCTCTGGCTGGAAAGCGGTAATCCCGGCGGCGGGGGTTTTTCCGCCA
Coding sequences within:
- a CDS encoding nucleotidyl transferase AbiEii/AbiGii toxin family protein codes for the protein MTPLEETLLKAARFFQEEGIPYMLVGGLANAVWGEPRATVDVDFTVWVEEARIGEVVGRIARVFSPLPGDPVAFVQQTRVLPVESQNGVRVDVIFGLLPFEREALGRSVPVEMAGFSVQVVSPEDLVLMKIVSERVQDLEDARAVVRRQRGRLDLDYLRPRVQELARLLDKPEIYERFCLWLESGNPGGGGFSAS